A window of the Gossypium arboreum isolate Shixiya-1 chromosome 2, ASM2569848v2, whole genome shotgun sequence genome harbors these coding sequences:
- the LOC128284225 gene encoding uncharacterized protein LOC128284225 — protein MCKRFEEGLNEDIRLLIEILKIREFMMLTDRAHKVEELSKEKKQVEREAQVSGKRTMGKLESFTSKKLKRYYDRVTISMGYSGRERGSQCSNPRFSSSSVTSMGSVGNPKPKCKHCNKFHNGECRSRSEACFGCGSLDHFRRDYPKRVEKEIELAPKPSNPISRGRLPRYPGNVSGS, from the coding sequence atgtgtaaacgctttgaagagggtttaaatgagGATATCAGGTTATTGATTGAAATTCTCAAAATAAGAGAATTTATGATGTTAACCGATCGAGCACACAAagttgaagaattaagtaaagagaagaaACAAGTTGAAAGAGAGGCTCAGGTTTCTGGAAAAAGAACTATGGGTAAGTTAGAATCATTTACTTCTAAGAAATTAAAAAGGTATTATGATCGTGTTACCATCTCTATGGGATATTCTGGAAGAGAGCGGGGCTCTCAATGTTCTAACCCGAGGTTTTCATCTTCATCTGTGACCAGTATGGGTAGTGTCGGTAATcccaaaccaaaatgtaaacattgtaacaaatttcataaTGGGGAATGTCGATCTAGAAGCGAagcttgttttggatgtggttcacttgaccattttcgCAGagattatcccaaaagggttgaaaaagaaatagaactaGCTCCAAAGCCTAGTAATCCTATTTCGAGAGGCAGACTACCCCGTTATCCTGGTAATGTTAGTGGTAGTTGA